Within Bremerella sp. JC817, the genomic segment TGACGTTGACGCACGCTCCAATTCGCGCTGGCGGACACGATGGCGTGAACCTGGGTGGTCATGCTCGCAACGACTACAGCGGCAGCCTCGGCTCCGGTGGTGGTTCGATCACCGGCATGTTCGGCAAAGTTGGCACCCTCTATCGTCCAACGAAGATTCGCGACGTGCTGGACGGTACCAGCAACACGATCGCCATCGGCGAAGCTTACACCGCGGATATGCGAGCGATCGACGGCCCAACCCACGGCAATGTGGGCGACTTTAAAGTTTGGATCGGCACCAACAATCAACACCAGAACGTGGTGGCTGAAGGTGCGTTGGAGCACGTTCCCAATGGTACTCGCGACGACTCCTTTGCCAGCCAACACCCAGGCGGCGTGCAGTTTAACTTCGCGGATGGGTCGATCTCGTTTATCTCGGAAAACATCGACATGGTTACCTTTGGCAAACTGGTCGACAAAGCAGACGGCGGCGTGGTCGAACGTCCGTAGTCTGGCTTGAATCAGGGGTCGCGATCGACGCCTGATTGTTTCTGGCAGAGTCCCACACGATGCAAAAACGCGGCCGGCATCGTGTGGTGGAAGACCAAATCTGGATGGTCCGCGATCTGTTGGGAATCTCTGAGCAAAGGTTGAGCAGTGAAGCTGAATTGGATGTATCTGGCGATTCTGTCACTGGTTTTCGTACCAGTCGCCAGCGGATGTGGTCGGGCAAGCTACATGAAAGACGTTGCCCCGGTCACCGGTTATGTCGAACTGGATGGCAAACCAGTCACCGAAGGCTATGTCACCTTCACCCCGAAAGTGACGAGCAATGCCGATCCACTCTCTTCTGGCAAAGCAGCCAGCGGAACGATCGGAAGCGACGGCAAGTTTATGCTGTCGACCTATGGCAACAACGACGGTGCGATCATTGGCGAGCACACAGTCACGTTCTTTCGGCCCGATCCGGAAGATGACGAGCAATTGGTGATGCGAAATCGATTTATCCCTGGCGGAAAGCAAGTCGATGTCGAAATCCTGCCGGACGACAACGATCTGC encodes:
- a CDS encoding DUF1559 domain-containing protein codes for the protein MLCSSMRTLRRGFTLVELLVVIAIIGVLVSLLLPAVQQARESARRIQCANNLKQIGLALHNYHDTVRMFPPGSLFGDDEYGWACMILPQMEQKNLYDQIDFTNQAEDRSIELQVGVTDQIVNGYLCPSNSMTLTHAPIRAGGHDGVNLGGHARNDYSGSLGSGGGSITGMFGKVGTLYRPTKIRDVLDGTSNTIAIGEAYTADMRAIDGPTHGNVGDFKVWIGTNNQHQNVVAEGALEHVPNGTRDDSFASQHPGGVQFNFADGSISFISENIDMVTFGKLVDKADGGVVERP